One genomic segment of Verrucomicrobiia bacterium includes these proteins:
- a CDS encoding helix-turn-helix domain-containing protein — protein REDIPNLANHFIRKFCLEMKKPVKSLSQDALNILDRYHWPGNVRELENTIERAIILCEGKKITPEHLAIRIPTAAEIRLREGAGLKEVSQFAQMEAERGMIVRVLTQTRGNKRKAAEILKIDYTTLFEKIKKYNLQEEI, from the coding sequence GCGGGAGGACATCCCGAATTTGGCCAATCACTTCATCCGCAAGTTCTGTTTGGAGATGAAAAAGCCGGTCAAATCCCTTTCCCAGGATGCCTTGAATATTTTGGACCGCTACCACTGGCCGGGGAACGTGCGGGAGCTGGAAAACACCATCGAACGGGCCATCATTCTCTGCGAGGGGAAGAAGATCACGCCGGAGCATCTCGCGATCCGCATCCCCACGGCGGCGGAAATCCGGCTGCGGGAGGGGGCCGGCTTGAAAGAGGTGAGCCAGTTCGCCCAGATGGAAGCGGAGCGTGGAATGATTGTGCGGGTTTTGACCCAGACCCGCGGCAACAAGCGCAAGGCGGCCGAGATTTTGAAAATCGACTACACCACCCTTTTCGAAAAAATCAAGAAATACAACCTGCAGGAAGAGATTTAA